The following is a genomic window from Aeromonas sp. FDAARGOS 1405.
GTTGTCAAACAGGGCGGCGTTGTGGCCGACAAAGTGGTTCCAGGCACCGTGAAAGTCGTAGGTCATCAGGTTGACATAGTCGAGATACTGGGTGACCTGGAAGTTCTCCATGCCGCGCAGCAGATAGGCGGAAGCTGGCGAGGCGATGGTCAGCATGTACTTGCGGCCATCCTCGCTGCCCGCCCTATCCAGCTTGCTGCGCAGGGTCTGCATCATCACCTTGTAGTTGGCAAACAGCTTGCTGCGGCACTGGTTGGAGAGCGGGAAGTCGTTGGGGTTGCCCGCATCCTTCATGGAGGTGGGGTATTCGTAGTCGATATCGACCCCGTCAAAACCGTACTGACGGATAAAACTCACCGCAGACGTGGCAAGCGCATTGATGCCATCTGTGTTGACCGAGCAGTCGCCCTTGGTGGTGGCGGTGTAGAAGCCGCGCGTATCGGCCCAGCCCCCGACCGAGATCAGGGTTTTCACGTCCGGATACTGCTTCTTGAACTTCGACAGCAGGTTGAAGTGCCCCTTGTAGGCGAACTCCGGATCCATCTCGGCTCCCGGCACGCCATCCCAGGTCATCTTGGTCGCCGAGTCATCCACCTTGATGGTGTGGCTCTGCTCGTCCACCGCCGCGAAGGCGTAGTTGATGTGGGTGATCTTGCTCCACGGAATGTCGCTCACCAGATAGGCGGGCAGGCCATTCTTGCCGGTGCGCCAGGAGGTGAAGTAGCCGATGACCCGGCGAGCATGGTCATCCCCCATGCACTCGTAGCCATCAGGACGATAGATCTGGCGGATATCGCAGGAGAGGTTGCCGCCGGAAGGTGGCAGCGCAGCCTCCTCGACAGTGACGTTCACTGCCGCCGACTCGCCAACCAGATTGGTCTTGTCGGTGGCGACTAGCTTGAGGGCGGCACTGCCTTTGGTATCGGGCGTCCAGTTCACCTGCCAGGGGGCGGCATTGTCTTCTCCTACCCTCTTGCCATCGACAAACAGCTCGACTTTGGCCACATCGTTGTTGGCATCGGTGACGTTGCCGCTCACCGCCACGCTGCGACCCAGGGTCACCTTGGCACCGCTGGCCGGGCTGCTGATGCTCACCTTGGGCGCCTCTGGCTCTACCACGGCTGCAACGTTGAAGCTCGAATCAGCTTCGCTCAGAACCTTGCCATCCTTATCCAGCGCCCGCGCTTTCAGGGCGTGCGCCCCAACGCCCGCAGCACTCCAGCTGGCCCCCCAGGGCGAGGCGCTGGCCGTGGCGACCAGCTTGCCGTCGACAAGGTATTCGACCTTGACCAGCGCAGTGACCGGGCCGCTCAGGCTCACCGCCAGCGCCACGCTGGCCCCTTCGTTGAAACTGGCACCGGTAGCCGGTGAGCTGACGGCCACACCGAGCGCAGGTGGCGGCACTTCGCCGCCGTAGAGCTTCCAGGCATCCGCCCAGACCACCCCGACACCGGGTTCATAGTGATAGGGTGATGCCCCGCACCAGCCCGAGTAGGGGAACTCTTTGCATTCATAGAGGGCGCCGGCATTGCTGACGATATCACCGGCTTTGTAGGCAGTACCGGCCTTGTAGGCGGGATAAGCTGCCTCCGCCCAGGCGGGCATGGCAGCGATGGCCACCAGCACGGCAAGCCGGCTGGGCCTCAGGAACTGTTGCATATTGTTATCTTCCTTGTTTTGTCTTGGCATTGGTGACCAAGGCAAAGCACAAACGCAACCTGCGTGAAAGACGGGAGACTACCGGCCATGGACTCGCCGCACACTGCCTCTTCACCCGGGGAAACCCCGCTATCTGGATCATCGTCTGATCGGCAGACCGGAGGTTTTGCGTCCCGGCATTTCGACCGGTTTGCCCTTTACCTGGGTTCCGTGAGGAACAAGTCGAGTATAGGAATCAACCCGCAGTGTCTCAATCTTCATTCTCGAAGAAAAATATGTGGTTGCCAGCGGGATCACATTTCCCACCACGCCCATTGGTAAGTTTTTCATCAGTAATTTCAGAGTGTTAGCCAAGTCAAAAAACGCCGAATTGCGCTCATTTGTATCCCGGTAATGTGCGTTGGCTCACTGGTACGATATGCCGAAAATGTGACAATGCGCGCCCTTGGTCAGCGACCAAGGCTATGGAAACACTGGCAAAAATAAAAAAGGAACACCTATGAAAGGTACTCGCACCCTACTGTCTCTGGCTGTGGGGCTGGCCCTCGCTGCACCCGGCGCCCATGCCGCCTTCGTCTGTCCCACCGATCCGGCGCAACTCACCCCGATCCCGACCATTCAGGGAACTGGCTCAGGTAGCCAGTTCGCGACCGACACGGTGACCGACAAAAACGGTAATGTAACCGGCAAAATAAGCCCCGGGACCTTCAATGTTCGCGGTATCGTGACGGCGCTGGGCCAAAGTCTGACCAAGGGTTTCTATCTGACCGACCCGGTGGGTGATGGTAATCCGGAGACCTCCGATGGCATCTTTGTCTATCTGAACGACAAGGAGTTTGCGACTAACTATGCCGACATCAAACCGGGGGCAGAACTCTGCCTCGAAGCCAAAGTCGAGGAGTATTACGGCGGCACCCAGCTCAAGCCTACCTTCGAATCCAACAAAGCCCGCCTGCAGGTCACAGCACAAGGGCTGAATGTGCCGACCAGCATATTGCAGGTCAATGAAGGAGAGACGCTGGCACAGGCGCTCAATCGCCACGAAGGGATGCGGGTACGGCTCAACAGCAGCAGCGATCTCCATCTGACCCGCAACTACGGTTTCGACTACAAGGTTTATCGCAACAACGTCGAACTCTCACACAAGGCGCCGCTGCTCAAGCCGACCCAGATCCATGTTGCCAGCAGTCCGGAAGCGGTCGCTCTGGCTGCCAAAAATGGCAGCAACCGTCTGGTGGTCGAGTCTGATTACAAAGCGCCGGATGGCGTACTGCCCTGGTTCTCGGGCTGGGATGCCGATCAGGGCTATCTGCGTATCGGTGATCAACTGACCGGGCTGGAAGGGGTGATCGTCTACAACAAGGATGCCTTCCGTCTGGTGGTACCGAGCGATGTCACCCTGACTGCCGGTGCCCTGCTGCGCAGCCCTGAAGAGGATCGTCAAGACGCACCGGCTCGCCTCTCTGGCAGCGATCTGCGGATCGGCAGCTTCAACGTGCTCAACTACTTCACCAGTCACTCCAGCATCGGCGGTGCACTTAATATCCTGTGCAAGGATCAGGCGGATGCCGACAGCACCAAAGGTTGCAACCGGGGTGCCAAGAGCCAGCCCGAGTTCGAGAAACAGCGCACCAAGATCGTCAATGCCATTACAGCAATGGATGCCGATCTGCTCGGCCTGATGGAGATGGAGAACAACGGCTTCGAGGATAACTCGGCCCTCCACAATCTGGTGACCCGCCTCAACGAACAGCAGAAGGATGCGAGCAAACACTACGCCTATGTACGTCTGCCGGTCACTGCCCTTACCGATGGCAAGTTCTTCGGCGGTGACGCCATCATGGTGGCGATGATCTACCGTCCTGCCCTGCTCACCCCCAGCGGAGATGCCAGCGTCATCAAGCTGCCGGAGCAGCGCTACACCACTGGTGGTGTGGCCAAGACAGCCGGTCAGCGCGACTCGCTGGTTCAGACCTTCACCCTCGCCAAGAGCAAGGAGCCGCTGACGCTGGTGGTCAACCACCTCAAATCCAAGGGGTCAGGCTGCTACGAAAATGGCGATGGCAAGACAGAACCGGCCGATCTGCAGGGCAAGTGCACCGAGTTCCGAGTCTCTGCCGCCAAGGTGCTGGGTGAAGCGGTCAGCAAACTGCCGGGCCAGGTGCTGCTGGTGGGCGACTTCAACTCCTACGCCAAGGAAGATCCGATCCGGGTACTGACCGACTACAACCCGGCCACCAGCGAGCGGAAGATCGTATCAGCCTCCCACACCTTTATCGGTGAGCAGTCCTATGAACAGCTCGGTCGCGAAGTGACTCGCAGCTACGGCCTGATCGATCTCAACGTCAAATTCAACAAGGAGAAAGCCATCTCCTACAGCTACGACGGGGAGCTGGGCACCCTGGACTACGCCCTCGCCAACCCGGCGCTGGCCAGCAAGGTGGCAGGTGTCGCCGACTGGCACATCAACTCCTTCGAGAGCTCCCTGTTCGAATACGGCAGCCAGTACACCGGCTCCCTGCTCAAGTCTGACAACCCCTTCAGTGCCTCCGACCATGATCCCATCATCGTCGACCTGAGACTGGAGAGCGATGCCACCAAACCGGACACCTCCTCAGGCGGTGGTGCACTGGGACTCGGCCTGCTGGCCCTGTTGCCACTGGCCTGGCGACGTCGCCGTTAACCACTGGCGTATCTGAATAGTGCAAGCAAAGCTCGCGAGTCTCGCGGGCTTTTTCATTCAGGTCATTGGATTTACAAATGAAAGACGCGGACGTATGGAGAAAATAAATGATGGAGAAAACAAAAAAGCCACCGCGATGCGGTGGCCTTTTTGCTTCTTGTAACAAGAATTTGGTGGAGCTACGCGGGATCGAACCGCGGACCTCTTGCATGCCATGCAAGCGCTCTCCCAGCTGAGCTATAACCCCGATTTGTGTGAATGACCGGTAGTCACTCTGAATTTGGTGGAGCTACGCGGGATCGAACCGCGGACCTCTTGCATGCCATGCAAGCGCTCTCCCAGCTGAGCTATAACCCCAAATTCTGTACTGAATGAATGGTTCTGGCGGCCATTCATCCTAAATAATGGTGGAGCTACGCGGGATCGAACCGCGGACCTCTTGCATGCCATGCAAGCGCTCTCCCAGCTGAGCTATAACCCCACAAAGGTCGGCTTGGGTGATACACACCGCACTGCCCTGGGCACTTCATGTCAATCAGGAACCTGGTGGAGCTACGCGGGATCGAACCGCGGACCTCTTGCATGCCATGCAAGCGCTCTCCCAGCTGAGCTATAACCCCTTTGATTCCAGATTGTTCGAGGAGAATTTGGTGGAGCTACGCGGGAT
Proteins encoded in this region:
- a CDS encoding glycosyl hydrolase family 18 protein is translated as MQQFLRPSRLAVLVAIAAMPAWAEAAYPAYKAGTAYKAGDIVSNAGALYECKEFPYSGWCGASPYHYEPGVGVVWADAWKLYGGEVPPPALGVAVSSPATGASFNEGASVALAVSLSGPVTALVKVEYLVDGKLVATASASPWGASWSAAGVGAHALKARALDKDGKVLSEADSSFNVAAVVEPEAPKVSISSPASGAKVTLGRSVAVSGNVTDANNDVAKVELFVDGKRVGEDNAAPWQVNWTPDTKGSAALKLVATDKTNLVGESAAVNVTVEEAALPPSGGNLSCDIRQIYRPDGYECMGDDHARRVIGYFTSWRTGKNGLPAYLVSDIPWSKITHINYAFAAVDEQSHTIKVDDSATKMTWDGVPGAEMDPEFAYKGHFNLLSKFKKQYPDVKTLISVGGWADTRGFYTATTKGDCSVNTDGINALATSAVSFIRQYGFDGVDIDYEYPTSMKDAGNPNDFPLSNQCRSKLFANYKVMMQTLRSKLDRAGSEDGRKYMLTIASPASAYLLRGMENFQVTQYLDYVNLMTYDFHGAWNHFVGHNAALFDNKADAELAQWGVYTQKEFGGIGYLNAAWSAHYFRGALAAGKINVGVPYYTRGWQGVSGGTHGLAGKAALPSQSDCQPGTGGSTIPCGNGAVGIDNIWHDLDKNGKEIGGGAIPMWHAKNLEHAADLGITTMPSYGQAWGLDPNNPAHVMQGKYVRYYDDKAHAPWLWNEEKKVFLSTEDEESMGHKLDYIVNRGLGGVMFWEMAGDYAYDPVKKEYGMGDTLTTLAYDKFAKATKYNTKQNDLAAPTAQLDIAVSLSGFKEGDSNYPINPTLKLTNNSTQTIPGGTRIEFLVPTSTSDTITDQSGVGLKVVESGGNQNSDGIANEKDFHKVALTLPTWKAWTPGSDVEVAMTYYLPAAGVPSGIRIISGSQTAGLKAEFPTLPEAVLGSGGGEGGATCSSQNINPAAYKAYPTWPQGDHANAGDRITHNKVVWQANWWTSSEPKATDGSWKSVCSY
- a CDS encoding ExeM/NucH family extracellular endonuclease produces the protein MKGTRTLLSLAVGLALAAPGAHAAFVCPTDPAQLTPIPTIQGTGSGSQFATDTVTDKNGNVTGKISPGTFNVRGIVTALGQSLTKGFYLTDPVGDGNPETSDGIFVYLNDKEFATNYADIKPGAELCLEAKVEEYYGGTQLKPTFESNKARLQVTAQGLNVPTSILQVNEGETLAQALNRHEGMRVRLNSSSDLHLTRNYGFDYKVYRNNVELSHKAPLLKPTQIHVASSPEAVALAAKNGSNRLVVESDYKAPDGVLPWFSGWDADQGYLRIGDQLTGLEGVIVYNKDAFRLVVPSDVTLTAGALLRSPEEDRQDAPARLSGSDLRIGSFNVLNYFTSHSSIGGALNILCKDQADADSTKGCNRGAKSQPEFEKQRTKIVNAITAMDADLLGLMEMENNGFEDNSALHNLVTRLNEQQKDASKHYAYVRLPVTALTDGKFFGGDAIMVAMIYRPALLTPSGDASVIKLPEQRYTTGGVAKTAGQRDSLVQTFTLAKSKEPLTLVVNHLKSKGSGCYENGDGKTEPADLQGKCTEFRVSAAKVLGEAVSKLPGQVLLVGDFNSYAKEDPIRVLTDYNPATSERKIVSASHTFIGEQSYEQLGREVTRSYGLIDLNVKFNKEKAISYSYDGELGTLDYALANPALASKVAGVADWHINSFESSLFEYGSQYTGSLLKSDNPFSASDHDPIIVDLRLESDATKPDTSSGGGALGLGLLALLPLAWRRRR